A genomic segment from Lytechinus variegatus isolate NC3 chromosome 10, Lvar_3.0, whole genome shotgun sequence encodes:
- the LOC121423173 gene encoding transcription intermediary factor 1-beta-like, with translation MASMDHILPPNLQCPICFELLDDPKQLTCEHTFCKRCVHDLLACSSQSDENCLKCPVCQSTTDVGGGIIGNLNTNVPLKCLLEEYRSKKGLCGMCDKKAKAKLYCRDCENEMCRGCLKIHNKWSPNLKHEVIALAEIRKGVMVFNEKVYCQEHKSDGKDHVCTDVCNTCNKFICMRCRMLFHEKKGHSVIDAEDYKSSIRKEIEYLIDQGKTKSKTLNKHVAYVMSQMDRVIDHTDSIQAQINKDYNDMCKRLKERKRALDWQLYVQKKELCQRLEEMKDTSVKMVVNIEKASELAGYSLNAPLRGITITIHEALSSELKTVLDTDNPEQKFSRDIAERAEEIMFDQKSQCDKLEIGDILFVKCRMKCDVGLNKENTINTMTATSDGMMAVGYSTGGIDVFNADGQLQTTVLKDVNILGVGFLSDGRRVVLSTSNIMTLYTSEWEIQSTRFQTLSLDEAGIADLTIGDENQIYISYRTAKQIQEFTPAGGNAIRVISCQGYEPEQICSFRNGFIIKSSSSSACSVSVVDCQGVIEHNVTVENGAFCPSAVCRERSILICSFKADEGILTVKEHSDELAPVKTLVHHRIVKPERHWFYLQQFRSGEIAFCTTEKIYIFE, from the coding sequence ATGGCTTCCATGGATCACATATTACCGCCAAATTTACAGTGCCCAATATGTTTTGAGCTTCTAGATGATCCTAAACAGTTAACTTGTGAGCACACATTTTGTAAGAGATGTGTTCATGATTTGTTGGCATGCTCTTCACAGAGTGATGAAAATTGCCTAAAATGCCCAGTTTGTCAGAGCACGACGGATGTCGGTGGTGGTATTATAGGAAATCTCAACACAAATGTTCCTCTCAAGTGTCTTCTAGAAGAGTACAGAAGTAAGAAGGGCCTTTGTGGAATGTGCGATAAAAAAGCAAAAGCCAAGCTCTATTGCCGTGACTGCGAAAATGAGATGTGTAGAGGTTGCCTAAAAATCCATAACAAGTGGTCGCCTAACCTCAAGCATGAAGTTATTGCCTTAGCAGAGATCAGAAAAGGGGTGATGGTCTTCAACGAAAAGGTGTACTGTCAAGAACATAAGTCCGATGGGAAAGATCATGTCTGTACCGATGTCTGTAATACTTGCAACAAATTTATTTGTATGAGATGCCGAATgctgtttcatgaaaagaaagGTCATTCCGTCATTGACGCTGAAGACTACAAGAGTTCTATccgaaaagaaattgaatatctCATTGACCaaggaaaaacaaaaagtaagaCTCTCAACAAGCATGTTGCCTATGTTATGAGTCAAATGGACCGTGTTATCGATCACACTGACAGCATACAGGCTCAAATAAACAAGGATTATAATGACATGTGCAAGAGACTAAAGGAACGAAAACGTGCACTAGATTGGCAGTTGTATGTTCAGAAGAAGGAACTCTGCCAGAGACTGGAGGAAATGAAAGACACCAGTGTAAAAATGGTCGTGAATATCGAGAAAGCGAGTGAACTGGCTGGCTACAGTTTAAATGCACCTCTTAGAGGGATCACCATTACCATCCATGAAGCACTATCAAGTGAATTAAAGACAGTCCTCGATACGGATAACCCAGAACAGAAGTTTTCTCGTGACATAGCTGAACGGGCTGAGGAAATAATGTTTGACCAAAAGAGTCAGTGCGATAAGCTAGAGATAGGGGATATCTTATTCGTGAAATGTAGGATGAAATGCGACGTTGGTCTCAACAAGGAGAACACCATCAATACGATGACTGCTACCTCGGATGGTATGATGGCAGTAGGATACAGTACAGGGGGAATCGACGTCTTCAATGCTGATGGCCAACTACAGACAACAGTACTCAAAGACGTTAATATCCTAGGGGTAGGATTCCTTTCTGATGGTCGGCGTGTTGTACTATCCACCAGTAATATCATGACATTGTACACATCAGAATGGGAGATACAGAGCACAAGGTTTCAGACTCTATCTCTTGATGAAGCAGGAATCGCTGACCTCACCATTGGCGATGAAAATCAGATCTACATCAGTTACAGGACAGCTAAACAGATCCAGGAATTCACACCAGCTGGTGGAAATGCCATAAGAGTGATATCATGTCAAGGATACGAACCTGAGCAGATCTGCAGCTTTAGGAATGGGTTCATAATAAAATCTAGCAGTAGTTCTGCCTGTTCTGTGAGTGTCGTCGACTGTCAAGGTGTAATAGAACACAATGTAACAGTCGAGAACGGTGCTTTCTGTCCTTCTGCAGTATGTCGTGAAAGGTCTATCCTCATCTGTTCATTCAAGGCTGATGAGGGGATACTCACTGTCAAGGAGCACAGTGACGAGTTGGCTCCAGTTAAGACACTCGTTCATCACCGGATCGTGAAACCTGAAAGGCACTGGTTTTACCTTCAACAGTTTCGATCTGGAGAGATCGCCTTCTGTACGACAGAGAAGATTTACATCTTCGAATAG